In Mycobacterium gallinarum, a single window of DNA contains:
- a CDS encoding CoA transferase, with protein sequence MSALADLRVVEISDQFTPVGGRVLAELGAEVIVVEPPQGSPHRLRPPFVDDESGVDRSLRWWGQNAGKRSVTLDVQSESGADTLRRLIGSADIVLAGGDRAPGGITYREAAGDHPGLIWVSVTPFGLGSVRADHPATDLTVLAGGGPVWNCGYDDHSIPPMRGSGDQASNIGGMYAAIGALIALSHRDHTGVGQLVDVNVTAACNVTCEQTTYHWLVNQAVCVRQTGRHAYPTPSSEVQVRCADGHYATTGVLPRKPEEFTRMIAWLNELGLTEELPETVFLEMAAARTTPVDLASIGEDDETTAIMSAARDAITLIASRMPAKEFFIASQQRGFPAGAILPPDEAFDDEHMVARGMHVPVEHSELDRTVVYPGVPYAFSASPTVEPSRAPMLGEHNALLDELAL encoded by the coding sequence CTGAGCGCGCTAGCCGATCTCCGCGTCGTGGAGATAAGCGACCAGTTCACGCCCGTGGGCGGGCGTGTGCTCGCCGAACTCGGAGCCGAAGTCATCGTCGTCGAACCGCCACAGGGTTCCCCGCATCGTCTGCGTCCGCCGTTCGTCGATGACGAGTCCGGCGTTGACCGCAGTCTGCGTTGGTGGGGTCAGAACGCCGGAAAGCGCAGCGTGACCCTCGACGTTCAATCGGAGTCGGGCGCTGACACGCTGCGCCGACTCATCGGAAGTGCCGACATCGTGCTAGCCGGCGGCGATCGAGCGCCCGGCGGCATCACTTATCGTGAGGCGGCCGGGGACCATCCCGGTCTGATCTGGGTTTCGGTGACGCCGTTCGGATTGGGCAGCGTCAGGGCCGACCACCCCGCCACCGACCTCACGGTGCTCGCTGGAGGTGGGCCGGTGTGGAATTGCGGTTACGACGATCACTCCATACCGCCGATGCGCGGCTCCGGCGACCAGGCTTCCAACATCGGCGGCATGTACGCCGCGATCGGCGCGTTGATCGCGCTGTCGCATCGCGATCACACCGGTGTCGGCCAACTCGTCGACGTCAACGTGACGGCGGCCTGCAACGTTACCTGCGAGCAGACCACCTATCACTGGCTCGTGAACCAGGCGGTGTGTGTCAGGCAGACCGGACGCCATGCCTACCCGACGCCCAGCTCCGAAGTCCAAGTGCGTTGTGCCGACGGCCATTACGCGACTACCGGGGTGCTGCCCCGTAAACCGGAGGAATTCACTCGGATGATCGCCTGGCTCAACGAGTTAGGGCTGACCGAGGAGCTGCCGGAGACTGTGTTCCTCGAGATGGCCGCCGCCCGGACCACCCCGGTCGATCTGGCCTCAATCGGCGAGGACGACGAAACGACGGCAATCATGAGCGCCGCCCGTGACGCCATCACATTGATCGCGTCACGTATGCCTGCCAAGGAGTTCTTCATTGCCAGCCAGCAACGGGGTTTCCCGGCGGGCGCCATTCTGCCTCCTGATGAGGCCTTCGATGACGAGCACATGGTGGCGCGCGGCATGCATGTACCTGTCGAGCACTCCGAGCTCGACCGGACGGTCGTGTATCCCGGTGTGCCCTACGCCTTTTCAGCCAGTCCTACAGTAGAGCCGAGCCGTGCGCCGATGCTGGGCGAGCACAACGCGCTTCTCGACGAGCTGGCGCTTTGA